GCGTCCTTGAGCCGATCAGGCAACCGACTGATCACCGACGATGAACGACCTCGACCAACTGCTCGCCGATGCGCAGGCCGACTTCCAGGCGGCGACGACGCCCGCCGACCTGGAGAACGCGAAGGCCCGCTACCTGGGCAAGGCCGGCCGCCTGACCGAACTGCTCAAGGGCCTGGCCGCACTGCCGCACGAGGCGAAGAAGACCCGCGGGGCGCAGATCAACGCGGCCAAGCAGCAGGTCGAAGCGGCGCTGCAGGCGCGGCGCCAGGCACTGGCCGACGCCGAGCTGGAAGCCCAGCTGCAGGCCGAGTCGCTCGACGTCACGCTGCCCGGCCGCCAGCGCGGCACGGGCGGCCTGCACCCGGTCTCGCGCACGATGGAGCGCATCGAGGCCATCTTCGGGTCGATGGGCTTCGAGGTCGCCGACGGCCCGGAGATCGAGACCGACTGGTACAGCTTCACCGCCCTGAACAACCCCGAGAACCACCCGGCGCGCTCGATGCAGGACACGTTCTACGTGGACCTGAAGGACGCCGAGGGCCGGTGGCTCAACCTGCGGCCGCACACCAGCCCGATGCAGGTGCGTCATGCGCGCGCCCACGCGGCCCGGTACGCCGGGGTGGACCCGATGCCCGAGATCCGCGTCATCGCGCCCGGCCGCACCTACCGTGTGGACAGCGACGCCACCCATTCGCCGATGTTCCACCAGTGCGAGGGCCTGTGGATCGGCGAGAACGTCAGCTTCAAGGACCTGAAGTCGGTGTTCCTCGACTTCTTCCGCCGCTTCTTCGAGACCGAGGCGCTGCAGCTGCGCTTCCGGCCGTCGTTCTTCCCCTTCACCGAGCCGTCGGCGGAGGTGGACATCGCCTTCGACTCGGGCCCGCTGAAGGGTCGCTGGCTGGAGGTGGCCGGTTCCGGCCAGGTGCACCCGAACGTGGTGCGCAATTTCGGGCTCGACCCCGAGCGCCACATCGGCTTTGCCTTCGGCATGGGCCCGGACCGGCTGACCATGCTGCGCTACGGTGTCAACGACCTGCGCCTGTTCTTCGACGGCGACCTGCGCTTCCTGTCGCAGTTCCGCTGACCCTTCCTCCGCGAGACCCGCATGCAATTCCCCGAAAGCTGGCTGCGCGAGTACTGCAACCCGCCGCTGACCACCGAGGCGCTGGCCGACACGCTGACCATGGCCGGCCTGGAAGTGGAAGCACTCGAGCGCGCCGCGCCCCCGTTCTCCCGCGTGGTGGTGGCCGAGATCCTGACCGCCGAGCCCCACCCCGACGCCGACCGCCTGCGGGTGTGCCAGGTCGAGGCCGGCCCGCATTCCAAGGACGGTCCGCTGCAGATCGTCTGCGGCGCGCCCAACGCCCGTGCCGGCCTCAAGGTGCCGCTGGCGCTGGTGGGCGCGGAGCTGCCGCCCGGCGAGGACGGCCAGCCGTTCAGGATCAAGCAGGGCACGCTGCGCGGCGTCGAGAGCCAGGGCATGCTGTGCTCGGCGCGCGAGCTGAAGTTGACGGACGACCACGCCGGCCTGCTCGAACTGGACCCGTCCGCCCCTGTGGGCCAGGACCTGCGCGACTGGCTGACGCTCGACGACGCGGTGTTCACGCTCAAGCTCACGCCCAACCTCGGCCATGCGCTGTCGGTGCAGGGCGTCGCGCGCGAAGTGTCGGCGCTGACCGGCGCACCGCTCACGCTGCCGGTGGTGCCACCGGTCCCGCCGCGCCACGACGCCCGGCTGCCGGTGACCGTCGAGGCCACCGACCTGTGCGGCCGCTTCGCCGGCCGCATCGTCCGCGGCGTGAACCCCAGGGCCGCGACGCCGGCCTGGATGGTCGAGCGCCTGGCGCGCTGTGGCCAACGGTCGGTGTCGCCGCTGGTCGACATCTCCAACTACGTGATGTTCGAGTGCGGCCAGCCCTCGCACATCTTCGACCTGGCGAAGATCCACGGCGGGCTGACGGTGCGCTGGGGCCGCCCGGGCGAGTCGCTCAAGCTGCTCAACGGCAACACCGTCGAGCTGGATGAACAGGTGGGCGTCATAGCCGACGAACGCGGCGTCGAGTCGCTGGCCGGCATCATGGGCGGCGACGCGACCGCGGTGTCGGACGACACCCGCGACATCTACGTCGAGGCCGCCTTCTGGTGGCCGGAAGCCGTGGCCGGCCGCGGGCGGCGCTACGGCTTCTCGACCGACGCCGG
The sequence above is a segment of the Aquabacterium sp. J223 genome. Coding sequences within it:
- the pheS gene encoding phenylalanine--tRNA ligase subunit alpha gives rise to the protein MNDLDQLLADAQADFQAATTPADLENAKARYLGKAGRLTELLKGLAALPHEAKKTRGAQINAAKQQVEAALQARRQALADAELEAQLQAESLDVTLPGRQRGTGGLHPVSRTMERIEAIFGSMGFEVADGPEIETDWYSFTALNNPENHPARSMQDTFYVDLKDAEGRWLNLRPHTSPMQVRHARAHAARYAGVDPMPEIRVIAPGRTYRVDSDATHSPMFHQCEGLWIGENVSFKDLKSVFLDFFRRFFETEALQLRFRPSFFPFTEPSAEVDIAFDSGPLKGRWLEVAGSGQVHPNVVRNFGLDPERHIGFAFGMGPDRLTMLRYGVNDLRLFFDGDLRFLSQFR